From Candidatus Rokuibacteriota bacterium, a single genomic window includes:
- a CDS encoding DNA-directed RNA polymerase, giving the protein MGRPPAESGRFCHGDGGHGRGDRRWRAGLTRFAMEHDGYGTVAADVPMLAKVLRESFVTMYQRHDVLMSLAELVNGVSPREQALT; this is encoded by the coding sequence CTGGGGCGGCCGCCGGCTGAGTCTGGGAGGTTCTGTCACGGGGACGGGGGCCACGGACGGGGCGACCGCCGCTGGCGGGCGGGCCTCACGAGGTTCGCCATGGAGCATGACGGCTACGGCACAGTCGCGGCGGACGTCCCGATGCTCGCCAAGGTGCTGCGGGAGAGCTTCGTCACCATGTATCAGCGTCACGACGTGCTAATGAGTCTTGCGGAACTGGTTAATGGCGTTTCCCCTCGTGAGCAGGCATTAACGTGA